CAACGCCAGCCAGTTGCGCCGCGACAGCCTGGCCGAAGCGGTGCGGCAGAACCAGATCGCCCTGCGCACGGCACAGCAGCAGTACATCGAAGGGGTGGTGGATTTTGTCAACGTGCTGACGGTGCAGGGGGCCTTGCTGGCAACCCAGGAGCAGTTGGTGGAAAGCTCGGCCGGAGTGTCCCTGGCCATGGTTGGCCTGTACAAGGCGCTGGGGGGTGGTTGGCAGTCGGTCTACCCATTGCAGGCTGCCAGCCAGCCAGGTTGAAAAGCGTTTTGCCTGGATTGAGAAAAAAGTGTAATGATAATTGCTCTCAATCATGTGCGCAGTTTCATTCATGCAAGCCACCACTGACGGCAACGCTCAACTCCATCGTCTGTATCAGGATCATCACGGCTGGTTGCAGGGCTGGTTGCGCAAGCGCCTGGGCGATCGCGAGCATGCCGCGGACGTGGCGCAGGACACCTTCCTGCGCCTCTTGCTCTCGGGGCGTTTTCCCGGGCAGCAGGAAAGCCGCAGCTACCTGGCGCAGATCGCCCGCAACCTGGTGGTCGACCAATGGCGGCGCGCGCGCATCGAGCGCGCCTACCTGGAAAGCATCGCCCACTTGCCGGAGCCGCAGACCCCCTCCCTGGAAAGCCGCGCGCTGATTCTCGAAACCCTGATGCAGATCGACGCCATGCTCGACCGCATGCCGGACAAGGTGCGCCAGGCCTTTGTCATGTCGCAGTTCGAGGGGCTGGGCTATGCGCAGATTGCCGAGCGCCTGGAGGTTTCCGTCAGCTCGGTGCAGAAGTATATGACCCGTGCGATCCAGGCCTGTTACCAGGTGCTCTACGCAGAATGAAACCTCATCAAGCACCCATTGCCCCCAGCGTTGTCGAGCAGGCCAGCGAGTGGCTGATGCTGCATTGGGGCGGCGAGTTGAGCGCGCAGCAGCGCAGCGCCTTCGACGCCTGGCAGCAGGCCGATCCCGAGCACCAGCGA
The DNA window shown above is from Pseudomonas protegens CHA0 and carries:
- a CDS encoding sigma-70 family RNA polymerase sigma factor codes for the protein MQATTDGNAQLHRLYQDHHGWLQGWLRKRLGDREHAADVAQDTFLRLLLSGRFPGQQESRSYLAQIARNLVVDQWRRARIERAYLESIAHLPEPQTPSLESRALILETLMQIDAMLDRMPDKVRQAFVMSQFEGLGYAQIAERLEVSVSSVQKYMTRAIQACYQVLYAE